In the genome of Streptomyces pactum, one region contains:
- a CDS encoding sterol-binding protein — protein MATIEECRTALDRLAENLARADGDLRSAASADRSLSCRITDLDTTFTGRLRGGRLVDVVPAPGPPAERAHIRLAMTGDDLVALVAGELNFARAWASGRVRLEAGVRDLLRLRKLL, from the coding sequence ATGGCGACCATCGAGGAGTGCCGGACCGCGCTCGACCGGCTGGCGGAGAACCTCGCGCGCGCTGACGGCGATCTGCGCAGCGCCGCCTCGGCCGACCGCTCGCTGAGCTGCCGGATCACCGATCTGGACACCACCTTCACCGGCCGGCTGCGCGGCGGGCGGCTGGTGGACGTGGTGCCGGCGCCCGGTCCCCCGGCGGAACGGGCGCACATCCGGCTGGCGATGACCGGCGACGACCTGGTGGCCCTGGTCGCCGGGGAGCTGAACTTCGCGCGGGCCTGGGCGAGCGGCCGGGTCAGGCTGGAAGCGGGCGTGCGGGACCTGCTGCGGCTGCGGAAGCTGCTGTAG
- a CDS encoding TlyA family RNA methyltransferase encodes MAAPRSQRRRLDAELVRRKLARSREHAAQLIAAGRVTVAGTVATKSATQVETSAALVVAEDDGDPDYVSRGGHKLAGALAAFTPRGLRVAGRRALDAGASTGGFTDVLLRAGAAEVVAVDVGYGQLAWSLRNDERVTVRDRTNVRELTLEHLDGRPVDLVVGDLSFIPLGLVLPALVGCAAPDADLVLMVKPQFEVGKERLGSGGVVRSSTLRAEAVVTVAEQAARLGLGVLGVTASPLPGPSGNVEYFLWMRAGAPALDPADVDRAVAEGPR; translated from the coding sequence GTGGCCGCCCCCCGTAGCCAACGCCGACGACTCGACGCCGAGCTGGTCCGCCGCAAGCTGGCCCGCTCCCGCGAGCACGCCGCCCAGCTGATCGCGGCCGGCCGGGTGACCGTCGCGGGGACGGTCGCGACCAAGTCCGCCACCCAGGTGGAGACCAGCGCCGCCCTGGTCGTCGCCGAGGACGACGGAGACCCGGACTACGTCTCGCGCGGCGGCCACAAGCTCGCCGGGGCACTGGCCGCCTTCACCCCCCGCGGGCTGCGGGTGGCGGGCCGGCGGGCCCTCGACGCGGGCGCCTCCACCGGCGGCTTCACCGATGTGCTGCTGCGCGCCGGCGCCGCCGAGGTGGTCGCGGTGGACGTCGGCTACGGGCAGCTGGCCTGGTCGCTGCGGAACGACGAGCGGGTCACCGTCCGGGACCGCACCAACGTCCGCGAGCTGACTCTGGAGCACCTCGACGGCCGGCCGGTGGACCTGGTCGTGGGCGACCTGTCCTTCATCCCCCTCGGCCTGGTGCTCCCCGCCCTGGTCGGCTGTGCCGCGCCCGACGCCGACCTGGTCCTGATGGTCAAGCCGCAGTTCGAGGTCGGCAAGGAGCGGCTGGGCAGCGGCGGGGTGGTCCGCAGCAGCACCCTGCGCGCCGAGGCGGTGGTCACCGTCGCGGAGCAGGCGGCGCGGCTGGGCCTGGGTGTGCTGGGCGTCACCGCCAGCCCGCTGCCCGGCCCGTCCGGCAACGTCGAGTACTTTCTGTGGATGCGCGCCGGGGCGCCGGCACTTGACCCGGCCGATGTCGATCGCGCAGTGGCGGAGGGGCCTCGTTGA
- a CDS encoding NAD kinase, protein MTTTQAASSAAPESSPAAAGRHVFLLAHTGRPAAIRSAELVVQGLLRSGIGVRVLAEEAADLPLPAAVERVDADAAGVLESCELLVVLGGDGTLLRGAEFARSSGVPMLGVNLGRVGFLAEAERDDLDQVVERVVARSYEVEERMTLDVLVRNDGQVVHTDWALNEASVEKAARERLLEVVTEVDGRPVSRFGGDGVVCATPTGSTAYAFSAGGPVVWPEVEALLMVPISAHALFAKPLVTAPDSVLAVEVQPQTPHGVLWCDGRRTVELPAGARVEVRRGAVPVRLARLHHANFTDRLVAKFALPVAGWRGAPQ, encoded by the coding sequence TTGACCACGACTCAAGCAGCTTCATCAGCGGCACCGGAGAGTTCACCGGCGGCGGCCGGACGGCACGTCTTCCTGCTCGCCCACACCGGACGCCCGGCGGCCATCCGCAGCGCCGAGCTGGTGGTGCAGGGCCTGCTGCGCAGCGGCATCGGGGTCCGGGTGCTGGCCGAGGAGGCCGCAGACCTGCCGCTGCCGGCCGCCGTCGAACGGGTGGACGCCGACGCGGCCGGGGTGCTGGAGAGCTGCGAACTGCTGGTGGTGCTGGGGGGTGACGGCACCCTGCTGCGCGGCGCGGAGTTCGCCCGTTCCTCCGGGGTGCCGATGCTCGGCGTCAACCTCGGCCGGGTGGGCTTCCTCGCCGAGGCCGAGCGGGACGACCTGGACCAGGTGGTGGAACGGGTCGTCGCCCGCTCCTACGAGGTCGAGGAGCGGATGACCCTCGACGTGCTGGTCCGCAACGACGGCCAGGTGGTGCACACCGACTGGGCGCTCAACGAGGCGTCCGTGGAGAAGGCGGCCCGGGAGCGGCTGCTGGAGGTCGTCACCGAGGTGGACGGCCGTCCGGTCTCCCGGTTCGGCGGCGACGGCGTCGTCTGCGCCACCCCCACCGGTTCCACCGCGTACGCCTTCTCGGCCGGGGGCCCGGTGGTCTGGCCCGAGGTGGAGGCGCTGCTGATGGTGCCCATCAGCGCGCACGCGCTGTTCGCCAAGCCGCTGGTCACCGCCCCGGACTCGGTGCTCGCGGTGGAGGTGCAGCCGCAGACCCCGCACGGGGTGCTGTGGTGCGACGGCCGGCGCACCGTCGAACTGCCCGCCGGGGCACGGGTGGAGGTGCGGCGCGGCGCGGTGCCGGTGCGGCTGGCCAGGCTGCACCACGCCAACTTCACCGACCGGCTGGTGGCGAAGTTCGCCCTGCCGGTCGCGGGCTGGCGCGGCGCGCCCCAGTAA
- a CDS encoding glycosyltransferase family 4 protein, whose translation MSSTPVPSSYGQTPLRAVQVLGSGSGAGAHVRSLTAGLVAHGLRVTVCAPGAAEREYGFHRAGARFRPVDARTTAGRVAAVRSACAGASLVHAHGLRSGLLAALALRGRRVPLVVTWHTRPRAEGAAARGVRLLERTVARAAAVVLGVSSDLVDRARERGARDARLAPAALPVPAPPPVRDEARRQKVRAELGVVDRPLLLTAGRLEEGRGYRPLLDAARSWVRLDPPPLLAIAGEGPARSALRRRIEDEGLPVRLLGRRDDLPELLAVADLAVLSSPWEARPVLAHEALHAGVPLVATAVGGVPELVGPAAELVPYDDPWALSTAVTRLLADPLRRARLSAAGRVQAAGWPDEENTVAQVLGVYDELTAS comes from the coding sequence GTGAGCAGCACCCCGGTCCCGTCCTCGTACGGGCAGACGCCGCTGCGCGCCGTTCAGGTGCTGGGCAGCGGGAGCGGCGCCGGCGCGCACGTCCGGTCGCTCACCGCCGGGCTGGTCGCGCACGGGCTGCGGGTGACGGTGTGCGCCCCGGGCGCGGCGGAGCGGGAGTACGGGTTCCACCGCGCCGGCGCCCGGTTCCGCCCGGTTGACGCGCGTACCACGGCCGGCCGGGTGGCCGCCGTACGGTCCGCCTGCGCCGGCGCCTCGCTGGTGCACGCCCACGGCCTGCGGTCCGGCCTGCTCGCCGCCCTCGCGCTGCGGGGCCGCCGGGTCCCCCTCGTCGTCACCTGGCACACCCGGCCCCGGGCCGAGGGCGCCGCGGCCCGCGGGGTGCGGCTGCTGGAGCGGACCGTGGCCCGCGCCGCCGCCGTGGTCCTCGGCGTCTCCTCCGACCTGGTGGACCGGGCCCGGGAGCGCGGCGCCCGGGACGCCCGGCTGGCCCCGGCCGCCCTCCCGGTGCCCGCGCCGCCACCGGTCCGGGACGAGGCGCGGCGCCAGAAGGTACGGGCCGAACTCGGCGTGGTGGACCGGCCGTTGCTGCTCACCGCCGGACGGCTGGAGGAGGGCCGCGGCTACCGGCCGCTGCTGGACGCGGCGAGGTCCTGGGTGCGACTGGACCCCCCTCCGCTGCTGGCCATCGCGGGCGAGGGGCCGGCCCGGTCCGCGCTGCGCCGGCGGATCGAGGACGAGGGACTGCCGGTACGGCTGCTGGGCCGCCGCGACGACCTGCCGGAACTGCTCGCGGTCGCCGACCTGGCGGTGCTCTCCAGCCCCTGGGAGGCCCGCCCGGTGCTGGCCCACGAGGCCCTGCACGCCGGGGTGCCGCTGGTGGCCACCGCGGTCGGCGGCGTGCCGGAGCTGGTCGGGCCGGCCGCCGAACTGGTCCCGTACGACGATCCCTGGGCGCTCTCCACCGCCGTGACCCGCCTGCTCGCCGACCCGTTACGCCGCGCGCGCCTCTCCGCCGCGGGCCGGGTCCAGGCCGCCGGCTGGCCCGACGAGGAGAACACCGTGGCCCAGGTGCTCGGCGTGTACGACGAGCTGACGGCGAGCTGA
- the recN gene encoding DNA repair protein RecN has protein sequence MRIRALGVIEDAVVELSPGFTAVTGETGAGKTMVVTSLGLLLGGRADPALVRVGAKAAVVEGRIRVAERSAAAVRAEEAGAELDDGALLISRTVSAEGRSRAHVGGRAAPVGLLAELADDLVAVHGQTDQQGLLRPARQRQALDRYAGEAVAGPLEKYRAAHRRLRTVAAELEELTTRARERAQEADLLRFGLEEIAAVEPRPGEDEELSAEAERLGHAEALASAAAAARAALAGDPEDPEGVDAATLVAGAHRALEAVRSHDPALAALADRIAEIGILVSDAAGELAGYADDLDADPRRLAAVEERRAALTQLTRKYGDTVAEVLAWAERGATRLTELDGDDDRIAELTAERDALRAELGELAQVLSDARTEAARRFADAVTAELAQLAMPHARVSFAVRQTEVADATTGIEVGGRAVAFGPHGADEVELLLAPHPGAPPRPIAKGASGGELSRVMLAVEVVFAGSDPVPTYLFDEVDAGIGGKAAVEVGRRLARLARTAQVVVVTHLPQVAAFADRHLVVEKTNDGSVTRSGVQALEGEDRVRELSRMLAGQEDSQLARAHAEELLEAARTGR, from the coding sequence ATGCGGATACGTGCGCTGGGCGTCATCGAGGACGCCGTGGTCGAGCTGTCCCCGGGATTCACCGCGGTGACCGGCGAGACCGGCGCGGGCAAGACCATGGTCGTCACCAGCCTCGGCCTGCTGCTGGGCGGACGCGCCGACCCCGCCCTGGTGCGGGTCGGCGCCAAGGCGGCGGTCGTGGAGGGCAGGATCAGGGTCGCCGAGCGGTCAGCGGCGGCGGTCCGGGCCGAGGAGGCGGGTGCCGAGCTGGACGACGGCGCGCTGCTCATCAGCCGGACCGTTTCCGCCGAGGGACGCTCCCGGGCCCATGTCGGGGGCCGGGCCGCCCCCGTCGGGCTGCTGGCCGAACTCGCCGACGACCTGGTGGCCGTCCACGGCCAGACCGACCAGCAGGGGCTGCTGCGGCCCGCCCGGCAGCGGCAGGCGCTGGACCGGTACGCGGGGGAGGCGGTGGCCGGCCCGCTGGAGAAGTACCGGGCCGCCCACCGCCGGCTGCGCACCGTCGCCGCCGAGCTGGAGGAGCTCACCACCCGGGCCCGGGAGCGGGCCCAGGAGGCCGATCTGCTCCGGTTCGGGCTGGAGGAGATCGCGGCGGTGGAACCCCGGCCGGGCGAGGACGAGGAGCTGTCCGCCGAGGCGGAGCGGCTCGGCCACGCCGAGGCGCTGGCCTCCGCGGCGGCCGCCGCCCGCGCCGCGCTCGCCGGCGACCCGGAGGACCCCGAGGGCGTCGATGCCGCCACCCTGGTGGCCGGGGCGCACCGGGCGCTGGAGGCGGTGCGCTCGCACGACCCGGCGCTGGCCGCCCTCGCCGACCGGATCGCCGAGATCGGCATCCTGGTCTCCGACGCCGCCGGCGAGCTGGCCGGCTACGCCGACGACCTGGACGCCGACCCACGCCGGCTCGCCGCCGTCGAGGAGCGCCGCGCCGCGCTGACCCAGCTCACCCGGAAGTACGGCGACACCGTCGCCGAGGTGCTCGCCTGGGCCGAGCGGGGCGCCACCCGGCTGACCGAGCTGGACGGCGACGACGACCGGATCGCGGAGCTCACCGCCGAGCGGGACGCGCTCCGCGCCGAACTCGGCGAGCTGGCCCAGGTCCTCAGCGACGCCCGTACCGAGGCGGCCCGGCGGTTCGCCGACGCGGTGACCGCGGAGCTGGCGCAGCTGGCCATGCCGCACGCCCGGGTCTCCTTCGCGGTCCGCCAGACCGAGGTCGCCGACGCGACGACGGGCATCGAGGTCGGCGGCCGGGCGGTCGCCTTCGGCCCGCACGGCGCCGACGAGGTGGAACTGCTGCTGGCCCCGCACCCGGGCGCACCGCCCCGGCCGATCGCCAAGGGGGCGTCGGGCGGTGAGCTGTCGCGGGTGATGCTCGCCGTCGAGGTGGTCTTCGCCGGTTCCGACCCGGTCCCCACCTACCTCTTCGACGAGGTGGACGCGGGCATCGGCGGCAAGGCGGCGGTGGAGGTCGGCCGGCGGCTGGCCCGGCTGGCCCGGACCGCCCAGGTGGTGGTGGTCACCCATCTGCCGCAGGTGGCCGCCTTCGCGGACCGGCACCTGGTGGTGGAGAAGACCAACGACGGTTCGGTCACCCGCAGCGGGGTGCAGGCGCTGGAGGGCGAGGACCGGGTCCGCGAACTGTCCCGGATGCTCGCCGGCCAGGAGGACTCGCAGCTGGCCCGTGCCCACGCCGAGGAACTGCTGGAGGCCGCCCGCACGGGCCGCTGA